TCAGCACCTTCAGCGCTAAGGATTAATTTACCGTCAGCTAGTTTCATATTGTCATCGGATGTTTCGCCTGTTACCTGACAAGTCATGTTTGGTTTATATTTTTGAAGGATGATACGATCTTGTTCAACATAGATCTCCAAAGCGTCTTTCTCTTTAA
This genomic stretch from Peribacillus muralis harbors:
- a CDS encoding AbrB/MazE/SpoVT family DNA-binding domain-containing protein; the protein is MKSTGIVRKVDELGRVVIPIELRRTLGIKEKDALEIYVEQDRIILQKYKPNMTCQVTGETSDDNMKLADGKLILSAEGAELLIKEIQASLEFAK